One window of the Ureibacillus sp. FSL W7-1570 genome contains the following:
- the tig gene encoding trigger factor produces the protein MSAKWEKKDGNTGVLTIEVPAEKVNKALDQAFQKIVKQINVPGFRKGKVPRNIFEKRFGVEALYQDALEILVPEEYSKAVDETGIFPVDYPEIGELDGFEKDKDFTFTAKVTVKPEPKLGEYKGLEVKKLSTEVTDEEVEEQIQNLLNRKAEFEIKEDEPIVEGDIAVIDFEGFIGDEAFEGGKGEDYSLEIGSGQFIPGFEDQLVGVKAGETKDVQVTFPEEYHAEELAGKDATFKVTVKEVKTKVLPELNDEFAKEADPEVESVDELRNKIKERLAEQKKNEAESTLRDELVEKAAENAEMDIPEAMIHNEIHRMIDEFAQRLQMQGMSLDLYYQFSGQTEKDLHEQFKEDAETRVRISLTLEAIAKAENIEVTQEDIDKELEKMAEQFKMDKEQIITALGGSTEILENDIRTQKTVEFLVENAKITE, from the coding sequence ATGTCTGCAAAATGGGAAAAGAAAGATGGAAACACTGGAGTATTAACAATTGAAGTTCCTGCTGAGAAAGTGAATAAAGCACTCGATCAAGCATTCCAAAAAATCGTAAAACAAATCAACGTGCCTGGATTCCGTAAAGGAAAAGTTCCACGCAATATCTTTGAAAAACGTTTTGGTGTGGAAGCATTATACCAAGATGCATTGGAAATTTTAGTTCCTGAAGAATACTCAAAAGCTGTCGATGAAACTGGCATCTTCCCAGTAGATTATCCTGAAATCGGTGAACTTGACGGTTTTGAAAAAGATAAAGATTTTACATTTACTGCGAAAGTGACAGTAAAACCTGAACCAAAACTTGGAGAATACAAAGGGTTGGAAGTGAAAAAATTAAGCACAGAAGTAACGGATGAAGAAGTGGAAGAACAAATCCAAAACTTATTGAACAGAAAAGCTGAATTCGAAATCAAAGAGGATGAACCAATCGTTGAAGGCGATATCGCTGTAATCGACTTCGAAGGATTCATCGGCGACGAAGCTTTTGAAGGTGGAAAAGGAGAAGATTATTCTCTTGAAATCGGATCCGGCCAATTCATCCCTGGTTTTGAAGATCAATTAGTTGGCGTAAAAGCTGGCGAAACAAAAGATGTTCAAGTGACTTTCCCTGAAGAATACCATGCTGAAGAACTTGCTGGTAAAGATGCAACTTTCAAAGTGACTGTGAAAGAAGTAAAAACAAAAGTGCTTCCTGAGTTGAATGATGAATTCGCAAAAGAAGCTGATCCGGAAGTTGAATCAGTTGACGAGTTGCGTAACAAAATCAAAGAAAGATTGGCTGAACAAAAGAAAAACGAAGCTGAAAGCACACTTCGCGACGAATTGGTAGAAAAAGCGGCTGAAAATGCTGAAATGGATATCCCTGAAGCAATGATCCATAATGAAATTCATCGCATGATCGACGAGTTTGCTCAACGTCTTCAAATGCAAGGCATGTCCCTTGACCTTTATTATCAATTCTCTGGCCAAACGGAAAAAGACTTGCATGAGCAATTCAAAGAAGATGCGGAAACTCGCGTGCGCATTTCATTAACATTGGAAGCAATCGCTAAAGCTGAAAACATCGAAGTGACTCAAGAAGATATCGATAAAGAACTTGAAAAAATGGCTGAACAATTCAAAATGGACAAAGAACAAATCATTACAGCTTTAGGCGGTTCAACTGAAATTTTAGAGAACGATATCCGCACACAAAAAACAGTTGAATTTTTAGTTGAGAATGCCAAAATTACTGAATAA
- a CDS encoding MaoC/PaaZ C-terminal domain-containing protein: MLNKPFEQFEVGETWTSRGRTITESDIVNFSGVSGDFFPLHTDSEYAKNTIFKQRIAHGLLVLSIGTGLLEMSPKAVVAFYGIEKLRFLKPTFIGDTIHLELKVTDLKDKGNGTGVVTFQQEIIKQTGETVVTAEYKFLINKKERYHV, from the coding sequence ATGCTGAACAAGCCGTTTGAACAGTTTGAAGTGGGGGAAACGTGGACATCGCGCGGCCGTACAATCACGGAGAGCGATATTGTGAATTTCTCCGGAGTCAGCGGAGATTTTTTTCCGTTACATACAGATTCGGAATATGCCAAAAATACGATTTTCAAACAGCGGATCGCCCATGGGCTGCTTGTGCTGTCGATTGGGACTGGCCTTTTGGAAATGAGCCCGAAAGCGGTCGTCGCCTTTTATGGAATCGAAAAGCTGAGATTTTTAAAACCGACCTTTATAGGAGACACGATCCATCTGGAATTGAAAGTGACGGACTTGAAAGATAAGGGGAACGGTACGGGCGTAGTCACGTTCCAGCAGGAAATCATCAAACAGACGGGCGAAACGGTCGTTACTGCTGAATACAAGTTTTTGATCAATAAAAAAGAACGCTATCACGTTTGA
- a CDS encoding HAD hydrolase-like protein, with the protein MKYIIFDFDGTLANSAEVYVNAWNAYAKKYNYLPLTLEELQEIQHLDNYSRAKKYHFPMYKLSIILPKIHQYFNEHIREVPLFDGVKEMLESLHAGGYEIAIISSNKKDNIVEILKRENIDSVSEVISARRLFGKDVAIRKFMKRHQLAPQDLLYVGDELRDIQACNKVGVPFMWVSWGLDSFELIEKEKPAYVAHSPKEIADQLRNVAIVDK; encoded by the coding sequence ATGAAATACATCATTTTCGATTTTGATGGGACGCTTGCGAATTCGGCGGAAGTTTACGTAAATGCTTGGAATGCTTACGCAAAAAAATACAACTATTTGCCATTAACTTTAGAAGAGCTGCAGGAGATTCAACACCTCGATAATTATAGCAGGGCAAAAAAATATCATTTTCCGATGTACAAACTGTCCATCATTTTGCCAAAGATCCACCAATATTTTAATGAGCATATCCGGGAAGTGCCATTATTTGATGGAGTCAAAGAAATGCTGGAATCCCTGCATGCCGGAGGGTATGAAATTGCAATCATATCATCCAATAAAAAGGATAATATAGTGGAAATATTGAAGCGTGAAAACATCGATTCGGTTTCCGAGGTGATTTCCGCCCGCAGACTTTTCGGGAAAGATGTGGCGATACGGAAGTTTATGAAGCGCCATCAATTAGCCCCTCAAGATCTTTTGTATGTCGGGGACGAATTGCGGGATATCCAAGCATGCAACAAAGTTGGCGTGCCTTTCATGTGGGTGAGTTGGGGACTGGACAGTTTTGAATTGATTGAGAAAGAAAAGCCGGCCTATGTAGCCCATTCCCCAAAAGAAATTGCGGATCAGTTGAGGAACGTGGCCATCGTTGATAAATGA
- a CDS encoding SDR family oxidoreductase: MKLQDKVAIVTGAASGMGKAIAELYAKEGAKVIIADYNLEGAKAVSEEIAKNGGTSMAVQADVSKLEDVENMIQTAINEYGTLDILVNNAGIMDGFEPVGEITDEKWDRIFDINLKGVMRAMRKAVNYWLDNNKQGIIINTISTGGLNGAHAGAAYVASKHALVGLTKNTGFMYAQKGIRVNGIAPGAVETNIGASITNVSQLGMERSGMTHKLTPRTGKPEEIAKVALFLASDDASFVNGTVVVADAGWTSAF, encoded by the coding sequence ATGAAATTACAAGACAAAGTTGCGATTGTAACAGGTGCCGCTTCAGGAATGGGGAAAGCGATTGCGGAGTTGTATGCGAAGGAAGGCGCAAAGGTCATTATTGCGGATTACAATTTGGAAGGTGCGAAAGCGGTTTCAGAAGAAATTGCGAAAAACGGCGGGACAAGCATGGCGGTTCAAGCGGATGTATCGAAGTTGGAAGACGTTGAAAATATGATCCAGACAGCCATCAACGAATACGGTACACTCGATATTCTTGTGAATAATGCAGGCATCATGGACGGCTTCGAACCGGTCGGCGAAATTACGGATGAAAAATGGGACCGCATCTTTGACATCAACTTAAAAGGTGTCATGCGTGCAATGCGCAAAGCGGTGAACTATTGGTTGGACAACAATAAACAAGGAATCATCATCAATACGATTTCAACGGGTGGATTGAACGGGGCTCATGCCGGCGCAGCTTATGTCGCATCCAAACATGCACTGGTCGGTTTAACGAAAAATACCGGTTTTATGTATGCACAAAAAGGGATCCGTGTAAATGGTATTGCTCCTGGAGCCGTTGAAACAAACATAGGCGCAAGCATTACGAACGTCAGCCAATTGGGTATGGAGCGTTCAGGAATGACCCATAAATTAACACCGCGTACAGGTAAACCGGAAGAAATCGCAAAAGTTGCTTTATTCTTGGCATCCGATGACGCAAGTTTCGTCAACGGTACGGTTGTCGTTGCCGATGCCGGCTGGACTTCCGCATTCTAA
- the feoB gene encoding ferrous iron transport protein B: protein MEFALFGNPNTGKTSLFNILTDSYAYVGNWSGVTVEKKVGDLSNEKGQLIDLPGIYTINPLSKDEAVATEYLMNGTFHGIINIVDASQLLRNMQLTIQLLEFGAPLIIGLNMTDVAKSKGILVDPEKLSEKLGVTVVPIIARSGHGCDKLLKHLDEQNLHRSSIKIDYGPEIEKLIDEIIKLLPSYSKINRRWLAIQLIDGNFVVRNKLSEMMDFALIDYLIKDSEEKIKRQYGVKSISQWLFKKRQDFIQSVLDYCVTEQKNKKNSFTELIDAIVTHSVCGVIIFLELMFLIFKLTFDWLGSPLSDFLDGILSGPFSAAVERALEALQVSPFIQSLIIEGIIGGVGGVLVFVPQIFILFFFISLLEDSGYMSRIAVIMDRILELVGLNGKAFIPLIIGFGCNVPGIMGARTIEQPKERLLTILLTPLMSCSARLTVYSLFVSVFFEEHKALIVLSLYVLGIVVAIILAKLFSFFIRTEESIFVIELPPYRVPQVRTLLRSTWDKGKGFVKKAGTFILGGTVIIWLLTYVGPDGTNVQPDESFLALISQWIAPIFAPLGFGTWQAAASLFTGFLAKEIVVSSMNVIYFVPDGASLQHLLSGVFTPLSAYSFMVFILLYVPCLATVATIKKETGSRKWMYFSIVYGLIVAYTISFIIYQGGLLLGIGQ from the coding sequence ATGGAGTTTGCACTTTTTGGAAATCCCAACACAGGAAAAACCTCCCTTTTTAATATATTAACGGATTCATATGCCTACGTCGGTAACTGGAGTGGCGTTACAGTCGAGAAAAAAGTGGGTGATTTATCAAATGAAAAGGGGCAATTGATCGATCTGCCCGGCATTTATACCATCAATCCACTTTCCAAAGATGAAGCCGTTGCAACCGAATATTTGATGAACGGCACCTTCCACGGAATTATTAATATAGTGGATGCTTCACAGTTGCTTCGGAATATGCAATTGACCATCCAGCTTCTTGAATTTGGGGCTCCACTCATCATCGGACTGAATATGACGGATGTAGCGAAATCAAAGGGGATTCTTGTCGATCCGGAAAAACTATCCGAAAAGTTGGGAGTGACGGTCGTCCCCATCATCGCCAGATCGGGTCATGGATGCGATAAATTATTAAAACATTTGGACGAGCAAAATTTACACAGGTCATCCATAAAAATTGATTATGGACCGGAGATTGAAAAGTTAATCGATGAAATCATAAAATTGCTACCCAGCTATAGCAAGATCAATCGACGCTGGCTGGCGATCCAATTGATTGACGGGAATTTTGTCGTCAGAAATAAATTGAGCGAAATGATGGATTTTGCATTAATTGATTATTTGATAAAAGATAGCGAAGAAAAAATAAAACGGCAATATGGGGTAAAATCCATCAGCCAATGGTTGTTCAAAAAGCGGCAGGACTTTATTCAATCTGTATTGGATTATTGTGTAACGGAACAAAAAAACAAGAAAAACAGTTTCACTGAATTGATTGATGCCATTGTGACCCACAGTGTGTGTGGTGTCATCATTTTCTTGGAATTGATGTTTCTGATCTTTAAATTGACTTTTGATTGGCTTGGTTCACCACTGTCCGACTTTTTGGACGGAATTTTATCCGGTCCGTTTTCTGCGGCGGTTGAAAGAGCTTTGGAAGCATTGCAAGTATCGCCATTTATCCAAAGTTTGATCATTGAAGGGATTATTGGCGGTGTCGGTGGGGTTCTCGTTTTTGTTCCGCAAATTTTTATCCTGTTCTTCTTCATTTCATTGCTTGAAGATTCAGGATACATGTCCCGGATAGCCGTGATTATGGACCGCATATTGGAACTTGTCGGCTTGAACGGAAAAGCGTTCATCCCTTTGATTATCGGCTTTGGATGCAACGTTCCCGGCATTATGGGGGCCAGAACGATCGAACAGCCAAAAGAGAGATTATTGACCATTCTATTAACCCCTTTAATGTCATGTTCGGCACGGCTAACCGTTTACAGTTTATTTGTGAGTGTATTTTTTGAGGAACACAAGGCATTGATTGTGTTATCGTTATATGTACTCGGAATTGTTGTCGCCATTATTTTGGCAAAACTCTTTTCTTTCTTTATTAGAACCGAAGAATCGATTTTTGTCATCGAGTTGCCACCGTATCGGGTTCCTCAAGTGCGGACATTGTTGAGAAGCACTTGGGATAAAGGGAAAGGGTTTGTAAAAAAAGCCGGAACGTTTATATTGGGAGGAACGGTCATTATTTGGCTGCTCACTTATGTGGGGCCTGATGGAACAAATGTACAACCCGATGAAAGTTTCTTGGCGTTGATCAGCCAATGGATTGCTCCAATCTTTGCACCTTTAGGATTTGGCACTTGGCAGGCTGCGGCAAGCTTATTTACCGGATTCCTTGCCAAAGAAATCGTTGTGTCATCAATGAATGTCATCTATTTTGTACCGGATGGAGCAAGCTTGCAGCATCTATTATCAGGGGTATTCACGCCATTATCCGCATACAGTTTCATGGTGTTTATTTTGCTGTACGTGCCATGTTTAGCGACGGTTGCAACCATTAAAAAGGAAACAGGATCAAGAAAATGGATGTATTTCTCTATTGTTTATGGACTGATTGTTGCATACACAATTTCTTTTATTATCTATCAGGGCGGATTGTTGTTAGGAATTGGTCAATAG
- a CDS encoding YjcZ family sporulation protein: MGYNNSYGGGYGGYGCGFNNNFALLVVLFILLIIVGTSFGSKGFY; encoded by the coding sequence ATGGGCTACAATAACAGCTACGGCGGCGGCTATGGCGGTTACGGCTGCGGTTTCAACAACAACTTCGCACTACTTGTAGTGCTCTTTATTTTGTTGATTATTGTTGGAACTAGCTTCGGCTCCAAAGGATTCTATTAA
- a CDS encoding FeoB-associated Cys-rich membrane protein, giving the protein MIISIILGIVIFGYAFWALYHSIKKSKKGVCASCEIADHCNASCYPPSKK; this is encoded by the coding sequence ATGATTATCAGCATAATTCTTGGAATCGTTATTTTTGGCTATGCATTTTGGGCGTTATATCATTCTATTAAGAAAAGCAAAAAAGGTGTATGTGCAAGTTGCGAAATCGCAGACCATTGCAATGCAAGCTGCTACCCACCTTCCAAGAAATAA
- a CDS encoding DUF2071 domain-containing protein, producing the protein MGESYASNKYVLPAKIPWLMKQTWSDILFLHYPVKKEVLELHLPPNLELDTYEGTGWVTIVPYMMKASGFRGLPSIPMGAGIPGINVRTYVKAGEKPGIYFFKLAIRNRLAAIAAKSFFQLPYLYMDISLRRTGETVCFESRAHPIPLVCEYRVQSPASPVEKGSLGEWLLERYCFYTTGPKGKLLRGDIFHESWIIQNIDLIGMENNIFSTFRLNPQSFRPVIHYSKQLNVHFWPLVSME; encoded by the coding sequence ATGGGCGAATCTTATGCATCAAACAAATATGTATTACCGGCGAAAATACCTTGGTTAATGAAACAAACCTGGAGTGACATCCTGTTTTTGCATTATCCGGTGAAAAAAGAAGTGCTGGAATTGCATTTGCCTCCCAATCTGGAACTTGATACTTATGAGGGAACCGGATGGGTGACAATTGTCCCGTATATGATGAAAGCTTCAGGATTTCGCGGCCTTCCTTCCATTCCGATGGGGGCCGGCATCCCGGGAATCAATGTGAGGACTTATGTGAAAGCGGGTGAAAAGCCGGGGATCTATTTTTTTAAGTTGGCAATCCGTAACAGATTAGCGGCAATCGCGGCAAAATCGTTCTTTCAATTGCCTTATCTTTATATGGATATATCCCTCAGGAGAACAGGAGAAACAGTTTGTTTTGAAAGCAGAGCACATCCCATCCCTTTGGTATGTGAATATCGTGTCCAATCGCCGGCTTCTCCTGTGGAAAAGGGTTCTTTAGGGGAATGGCTGTTGGAAAGATATTGTTTTTATACAACGGGCCCCAAAGGGAAGTTGCTGCGCGGAGATATTTTTCATGAGTCATGGATCATACAGAATATCGATTTGATAGGCATGGAAAACAATATTTTCTCGACATTCAGACTAAATCCCCAATCCTTCCGGCCGGTAATTCATTATTCAAAACAGTTGAATGTCCATTTTTGGCCGCTTGTTTCAATGGAATAA
- a CDS encoding IS1182 family transposase, with protein sequence MFKYYNMNQLVLPLDLEIKLQENDIAFHIHHLVESIPDEAFQPFLRNTGCPAYHPRMMLKIILCAYSQSVFSGRKIEALLKDSIRMMWLAQGYEPSYRTINRFRVHPEVKELIRQCFVQFRCQLVEEKLIDQEAIFIDGTKIEANANKFTFVWKKSIEKYNQNLIEKSNQLYNELLEKEIIPEMERENEGELSVEELAQMVQQVDKVITEYDQKIESSPDATERKALRSERKYPKRVYKQLIDLILRKQKYQKDFEILGERNSYSKTDLDATFMRMKDDYMKNGQLKAGYNVQIATEGQYALAYSIFPNPTDTRTLIPFLNKIEKDYFPLPKYIVADAGYGSEQNYEDILSNRKCEALIPYTMYEKEQKKKYKQNPFHPDNWMYDEESDTYICPNQQRVTFRYRSVRTDKTGFKRELKIYECENCSGCPFRSSCTKAKEGNHRKVMVNEKWERQKEYVRAKLSEEKAGSIFRQRKMDVEPVFGFLKANLRFTRFSVRGKSKVENEMGIALMAVNLRKYTANKDQLTKNNGEKWKKENLSWLKFSFFLF encoded by the coding sequence ATGTTTAAATATTATAACATGAATCAATTAGTTTTGCCTTTAGATTTAGAAATAAAATTACAAGAAAATGATATTGCCTTCCACATCCACCATTTAGTTGAAAGTATTCCAGATGAAGCCTTCCAGCCGTTTCTTCGAAATACAGGTTGTCCTGCTTATCATCCACGCATGATGCTAAAAATTATTTTGTGTGCCTATTCGCAGTCTGTCTTTTCAGGTCGAAAAATTGAAGCGCTATTAAAGGATAGTATACGAATGATGTGGTTGGCACAAGGATATGAACCAAGTTATCGGACGATCAATCGTTTTCGTGTACATCCGGAAGTAAAAGAATTAATTCGTCAATGTTTTGTCCAATTCCGTTGCCAACTGGTGGAAGAAAAATTAATCGATCAAGAAGCTATTTTTATCGATGGTACGAAGATTGAAGCGAATGCCAATAAATTTACTTTCGTATGGAAGAAATCCATTGAAAAATACAACCAAAACTTAATTGAAAAGTCCAATCAGTTATACAACGAACTATTGGAAAAAGAAATCATCCCTGAAATGGAGCGGGAAAATGAGGGAGAACTGTCTGTTGAAGAACTCGCTCAAATGGTGCAACAAGTCGATAAAGTCATTACGGAATATGACCAAAAAATCGAATCATCGCCCGATGCCACAGAACGAAAAGCATTAAGAAGCGAACGGAAATATCCGAAGCGAGTGTACAAACAGTTGATTGACTTGATTTTACGTAAACAAAAGTATCAAAAAGACTTCGAAATCTTGGGTGAACGGAATAGTTATTCCAAAACAGACTTAGATGCGACGTTCATGCGAATGAAAGACGACTATATGAAAAACGGTCAATTGAAGGCTGGATACAACGTACAAATCGCAACAGAAGGTCAATACGCACTAGCTTATAGCATCTTTCCAAATCCTACTGATACACGTACATTAATTCCGTTCTTGAATAAGATAGAAAAGGATTATTTTCCGTTGCCAAAGTATATTGTCGCAGATGCTGGTTATGGTAGTGAACAAAACTATGAAGACATCCTTTCGAATCGAAAATGTGAGGCACTCATTCCATATACCATGTATGAGAAAGAACAAAAGAAGAAATATAAACAAAATCCATTTCATCCAGACAATTGGATGTACGACGAAGAAAGTGATACCTACATTTGTCCAAATCAGCAGCGAGTAACCTTCCGTTATCGTTCTGTACGTACAGATAAGACTGGTTTCAAACGAGAATTGAAAATCTATGAATGTGAAAACTGTTCAGGATGTCCATTTCGTTCATCATGCACAAAAGCAAAGGAAGGCAATCACCGAAAGGTCATGGTGAATGAAAAATGGGAACGACAAAAAGAATATGTAAGAGCGAAGCTTTCAGAAGAAAAAGCAGGTTCTATTTTCCGTCAACGTAAAATGGACGTAGAACCAGTTTTTGGATTCTTGAAGGCTAATTTGCGTTTCACTCGATTTTCCGTCCGAGGAAAATCGAAGGTGGAAAATGAAATGGGGATTGCCTTAATGGCCGTGAATTTACGGAAATACACGGCCAACAAAGATCAACTGACCAAAAATAATGGAGAGAAATGGAAAAAGGAGAATTTGAGTTGGCTCAAATTCTCCTTTTTCCTATTTTGA
- a CDS encoding YjcZ family sporulation protein: MSKYDSGFFGGKNDFVLLVVLFILLIIVGSNYSGYHYY; this comes from the coding sequence ATGTCAAAATATGATTCCGGATTCTTCGGAGGCAAAAATGACTTCGTTTTACTGGTGGTTCTCTTTATCTTACTCATCATTGTAGGCTCAAACTACAGTGGATATCACTATTATTGA
- a CDS encoding DnaA N-terminal domain-containing protein, translating into MEFWSEVLERIRWKIPKASYDLYFAKTEGEWNGEVLCIFTENQFSKDGLNHRYKNIISLTVEEMTGKKAQIRIVNKNAGEEQLPNENSNAPFEEIKSFILQQNRMINRLQKRVRELEKKVVYLEGERIIR; encoded by the coding sequence ATGGAATTTTGGTCGGAAGTGTTGGAGCGGATCCGCTGGAAAATTCCCAAAGCAAGTTACGATCTGTATTTCGCCAAAACGGAGGGGGAATGGAATGGCGAGGTGCTATGTATTTTTACAGAGAACCAGTTCTCTAAAGACGGTTTGAATCATCGTTATAAAAATATCATTTCATTGACGGTGGAAGAAATGACCGGCAAAAAAGCGCAAATCCGGATCGTGAACAAGAATGCCGGTGAGGAACAATTGCCGAATGAGAATTCAAACGCGCCATTCGAAGAAATCAAATCCTTCATCCTCCAACAAAATAGAATGATTAATAGATTGCAAAAAAGGGTCAGGGAACTGGAAAAGAAAGTGGTGTATTTGGAAGGGGAACGAATCATCAGGTAA
- a CDS encoding FeoA family protein produces the protein MKLTEGQIGAKYRICNLSNLNRIVQKRLLDLGVIEGVEVTCIRKMPFGGPYILEVCGQQISLRKKDVNCIEVEEM, from the coding sequence TTGAAACTGACAGAGGGACAGATAGGGGCAAAATATAGAATTTGTAATCTATCAAACTTAAATAGAATTGTTCAGAAAAGACTTTTAGATCTAGGTGTCATAGAAGGGGTCGAAGTTACTTGCATCCGTAAAATGCCTTTTGGCGGTCCATATATATTGGAAGTATGCGGCCAGCAAATCAGTTTGCGGAAAAAAGACGTCAACTGTATTGAAGTGGAGGAAATGTAA
- a CDS encoding acryloyl-CoA reductase, protein MEMSQFKALVVDKQGEDVAIELRQLSFDDLPKGEVLIRVHYSGVNYKDSLASIPNGNIVRNYPFVPGIDLAGVVVASEDPRFQEGDEVIATSYEIGVSHFGGYSEYARIPADWIVPLPKGLSLKESMVIGTAGFTAALSIYRLEQNGLKPDQGKVLVTGATGGVGSFAVAILSKLGYDVEASTGKESEHEFLKSLGANSVISREEVVSAGRPKSLAKQRWIAAVDPVGGESLASILSQIKLGGQVAVSGLTGGTSLPTTVYPFILRGVDLLGIDSAYCNYETRKEVWNRLASEYKPNNLEDFINKIVTLEELPDAFPILLKGQAKGRIIVDLNA, encoded by the coding sequence ATGGAGATGTCACAATTTAAAGCATTAGTCGTTGATAAACAAGGCGAAGATGTTGCCATTGAACTTCGGCAATTGTCATTTGACGATTTGCCAAAAGGGGAAGTATTGATACGTGTTCATTATTCCGGTGTAAACTATAAAGACAGTCTTGCAAGCATTCCGAACGGAAATATTGTAAGAAATTATCCTTTTGTGCCGGGAATCGATTTGGCCGGCGTCGTCGTTGCATCGGAAGATCCGCGTTTTCAGGAAGGCGATGAAGTGATTGCAACAAGTTATGAAATCGGCGTTTCCCACTTTGGGGGTTATAGCGAGTATGCGCGGATTCCAGCCGATTGGATTGTGCCGCTTCCGAAAGGGCTTTCCTTAAAAGAATCCATGGTGATTGGAACGGCAGGATTCACTGCAGCCTTATCCATTTATCGGCTTGAACAAAACGGGTTGAAACCTGACCAAGGTAAAGTGCTCGTAACGGGGGCAACAGGCGGCGTAGGCAGCTTTGCCGTGGCGATTTTATCAAAACTGGGATATGATGTCGAAGCAAGTACCGGAAAAGAATCGGAACATGAATTTCTTAAAAGTCTTGGAGCCAATTCGGTGATTTCCAGGGAAGAAGTGGTCAGTGCGGGAAGACCGAAGTCTTTGGCGAAACAACGATGGATTGCGGCGGTGGATCCTGTTGGCGGGGAATCCCTTGCATCCATTTTGAGCCAAATTAAGCTGGGCGGACAGGTGGCCGTAAGTGGATTGACAGGAGGGACAAGCTTGCCGACAACGGTGTATCCATTTATATTACGGGGTGTCGATCTACTCGGTATAGATTCCGCATATTGCAATTATGAAACAAGAAAAGAAGTTTGGAACCGTTTGGCTTCGGAGTACAAGCCAAATAATTTGGAAGATTTTATTAATAAAATAGTGACGTTGGAAGAGTTGCCTGATGCTTTTCCTATTCTCTTGAAAGGACAAGCAAAAGGTAGAATAATAGTGGATTTAAACGCTTAA
- a CDS encoding DMT family transporter produces the protein MKLLIALIAALGGVAVAVQSKVNGGLGQKIGLIEGSFISFLIGTLVLFFFTIFFGKGNILAVTEVPKWQLIGGILGAIYVSILIFSVNKIGVTSTLMAVVLGQIAVGAIIDHFGLFGGERYPITGTKMISILLLIVSLYLFNK, from the coding sequence ATGAAATTGTTGATCGCGCTCATTGCAGCTCTGGGCGGAGTGGCGGTGGCGGTGCAAAGTAAAGTGAATGGGGGATTGGGCCAAAAAATCGGTTTGATAGAAGGTTCCTTTATTTCTTTTCTGATCGGAACATTGGTGCTGTTCTTCTTTACCATCTTTTTCGGGAAAGGAAATATTTTGGCCGTCACAGAAGTGCCAAAATGGCAGTTGATCGGCGGGATTTTAGGGGCCATTTATGTATCCATTCTAATCTTTTCAGTCAATAAAATCGGTGTGACATCCACATTGATGGCAGTCGTATTGGGGCAAATCGCCGTGGGGGCCATCATTGATCATTTTGGCTTGTTTGGAGGAGAAAGATATCCAATCACCGGCACGAAAATGATTTCGATTCTGTTGCTGATCGTTTCGCTTTATTTATTCAATAAATAA
- a CDS encoding universal stress protein encodes MGIYKKIAVAVDFSEGSKKALKKAVELAKKFQSTLLIVHVVDTKSFGSVAAYDLKYAAEMKEKAKAELEKWKEKAEKEGLEKVETLVEEGAAKTILTNLDVDLMVCGATGLNKIEKWMLGSVAERIVRHSKCDVFVVR; translated from the coding sequence GTGGGAATTTATAAAAAAATTGCTGTAGCAGTGGACTTTTCGGAAGGCTCAAAAAAAGCGCTGAAAAAAGCGGTTGAGTTGGCCAAGAAATTTCAATCCACTTTATTGATTGTCCATGTTGTAGATACAAAATCCTTTGGTTCCGTTGCAGCTTATGATTTAAAATATGCTGCCGAAATGAAAGAAAAGGCTAAGGCAGAACTGGAAAAATGGAAAGAAAAAGCGGAAAAAGAAGGGCTTGAAAAAGTGGAAACATTGGTGGAAGAAGGGGCGGCAAAAACGATTTTAACAAATCTTGATGTGGATTTGATGGTCTGCGGCGCCACAGGGCTGAATAAAATCGAAAAATGGATGCTTGGTTCAGTGGCTGAGCGCATCGTCCGACATTCAAAATGCGATGTATTTGTGGTTCGTTAA